In the genome of Coleofasciculus sp. FACHB-1120, one region contains:
- a CDS encoding DoxX family protein — translation MKKNKELLRVILCVCIIGVGIAHFAIPAPFVKLVPSQLPYPLELVYISGFFEILGGIGLLVPPVSHAAAWGLLALFIFVFPANINMAVNHIDLNPIPSSPWFQAVRLPFQAVLIAWAWWYTRPSDGEKQASIIPYKTKTE, via the coding sequence ATCAAAAAGAACAAAGAACTGTTGCGAGTGATTCTGTGTGTGTGTATCATCGGCGTCGGCATAGCGCACTTTGCCATCCCAGCACCATTTGTTAAACTCGTGCCGTCGCAACTTCCTTACCCTCTGGAACTGGTTTATATCAGCGGCTTTTTTGAAATCCTGGGTGGGATTGGATTATTAGTTCCTCCCGTAAGTCATGCGGCTGCTTGGGGACTGCTTGCTCTTTTTATCTTTGTTTTCCCTGCCAATATCAACATGGCAGTGAATCACATCGACCTCAATCCTATCCCAAGCTCACCTTGGTTCCAAGCCGTCAGACTTCCCTTCCAAGCAGTCTTAATCGCTTGGGCTTGGTGGTATACAAGACCAAGCGATGGGGAAAAACAAGCTTCAATTATTCCATACAAAACCAAAACTGAATAA
- a CDS encoding LysR family transcriptional regulator, whose translation MKQATLHQLKVFEVVARHGSFTRAAEELFLTQPTVSIQVKQLTKAVGTPLFEQVGKRLYLTDAGRELMVTCREVFERLAQFEMTLAEMKGLKQGNLRLSVITTTKYFIPRLLGPFCQRYPGIDIALQVTNHERILSRMSENLDDLYILSQIPDHLDIRCHPFLENPLVVLAPINHPLAQQKNIPLSSLAGEPFIMREAGSGTRSSVQNLFERHEVAVKVRLELGSNEAIKQAIAGGLGISVLSRHTLGLDGVSSELTILDVEGFPISRHWYIAYPAGKQLSVVARTFFDYLLEEAKRIAGEPPASSN comes from the coding sequence TTGAAGCAGGCAACGCTGCACCAGTTGAAGGTTTTTGAGGTAGTTGCTCGCCACGGGAGCTTTACCCGTGCGGCAGAAGAGCTGTTCCTCACCCAACCGACTGTCTCTATACAGGTGAAGCAACTCACTAAAGCTGTTGGAACACCCCTGTTTGAGCAGGTGGGCAAGCGTCTTTATCTTACAGATGCCGGACGCGAACTGATGGTAACGTGCCGGGAAGTCTTCGAGCGATTAGCCCAATTTGAGATGACTCTGGCTGAAATGAAAGGGCTGAAACAGGGAAATTTGCGGCTGAGTGTGATTACAACCACAAAGTATTTTATCCCGCGTTTATTAGGGCCATTTTGCCAGCGTTATCCGGGAATTGATATCGCCCTCCAGGTGACGAATCACGAGCGGATTCTGAGCCGCATGAGCGAGAATCTAGACGATTTGTATATTCTGAGCCAAATACCAGATCATCTGGATATCCGCTGCCACCCATTTCTAGAAAACCCGTTGGTGGTTTTGGCACCTATCAATCATCCACTGGCTCAGCAAAAAAATATCCCCCTCTCTAGTCTGGCGGGTGAGCCGTTTATTATGCGCGAGGCGGGATCGGGGACGCGCTCATCGGTGCAAAATTTATTCGAGCGGCATGAGGTTGCGGTGAAAGTCAGGTTGGAGTTGGGGAGTAATGAAGCAATCAAGCAAGCGATCGCAGGTGGCTTAGGGATCTCTGTCTTATCTCGCCACACCCTAGGGCTGGATGGTGTCAGCAGCGAACTCACTATCCTTGATGTGGAGGGTTTTCCCATCAGCCGTCATTGGTATATTGCTTATCCGGCTGGCAAACAACTCTCCGTTGTTGCTCGCACATTTTTTGATTATCTCTTGGAAGAAGCGAAGCGAATTGCGGGTGAGCCACCGGCAAGTAGCAATTAG
- a CDS encoding ABC transporter ATP-binding protein translates to MTYLRLEGITKRFGTFIANNNINLSVSCGSIHALLGENGAGKTTLMNILCGLYQPDSGQIYLQDNLVQIASASDAIAQGIGMIHQHFMLVPQLSVTENIILGTSFDWRLDIKEKAQAIAQLAQSYGLEVNPLAKVGDLPVGVQQRVEILKALYRKAKLLILDEPTAVLTPPEVKILAAILRQLADDGHTIIFISHKLEEVMNLCDSVTVLRRGAVVTTTTTADTNTQELARLMVGREVLFQLNKSARYSGEVVLEVQKLQVQDERNLLVVKDVSFELHAGEILGVAGVDGNGQRELADAIASLRPVTAGTIRRSPSNSPFKRGRTGRITAYIPEDRQKMGLVMGFSIARNLILKVFNFLPFCRRWLLQDEVMNHHAAEAMQNFDIRAENPSIKVSQLSGGNQQKVVLARELSGNPALIVAMQPTRGLDVGATEYVQQRLLAERERGAAILYISTELEEIMAMSDRIAVMYEGQFVDILDAATATVEQIGYLMTGGISASVEG, encoded by the coding sequence ATGACTTATTTACGTCTTGAAGGTATTACCAAACGCTTTGGCACCTTTATCGCTAATAACAACATAAATTTGAGCGTTAGTTGCGGATCTATTCATGCTCTGCTGGGCGAAAACGGAGCTGGTAAAACTACTTTGATGAATATCCTTTGCGGACTTTATCAGCCAGATTCCGGTCAAATCTACTTGCAAGATAATCTAGTGCAAATTGCTTCAGCAAGTGATGCGATCGCGCAGGGGATTGGTATGATTCACCAGCATTTTATGTTGGTGCCGCAACTGTCAGTAACCGAAAATATTATTCTTGGAACTAGCTTCGATTGGCGGCTAGATATAAAAGAGAAAGCGCAGGCGATCGCGCAACTCGCTCAATCTTATGGTTTAGAAGTAAATCCATTAGCAAAAGTGGGAGATTTACCTGTAGGAGTTCAGCAACGGGTAGAAATTCTCAAGGCACTTTACCGCAAGGCAAAGTTGCTGATACTTGACGAACCAACAGCGGTATTAACGCCGCCAGAAGTAAAAATATTAGCTGCTATTTTACGCCAACTGGCTGATGATGGACACACAATTATTTTTATCAGTCATAAGCTAGAAGAGGTGATGAATCTTTGCGATAGTGTCACGGTGTTGCGGCGGGGTGCGGTAGTTACGACCACTACAACCGCAGATACTAACACTCAAGAATTAGCCCGATTGATGGTAGGTAGAGAAGTCTTATTTCAACTGAATAAATCTGCTCGTTACTCTGGTGAAGTAGTGTTAGAAGTGCAGAAGTTACAGGTGCAGGATGAGCGGAATTTGCTGGTTGTAAAAGATGTATCTTTTGAACTCCACGCAGGCGAAATACTAGGAGTTGCGGGTGTTGATGGCAATGGACAGCGAGAGTTGGCAGATGCGATCGCCTCTTTACGTCCTGTAACTGCGGGAACCATCCGGAGATCCCCCTCTAACTCCCCCTTCAAAAGGGGGAGGACAGGAAGAATTACAGCTTATATTCCAGAGGATAGGCAGAAAATGGGTTTGGTGATGGGATTTAGCATTGCTAGAAACCTGATTCTCAAAGTTTTTAACTTTCTGCCATTTTGCCGCCGCTGGTTACTCCAGGATGAGGTAATGAATCATCATGCGGCTGAGGCAATGCAAAACTTTGATATTCGCGCCGAAAATCCCTCGATTAAAGTTAGCCAATTATCCGGCGGTAATCAACAAAAAGTGGTGTTAGCACGAGAACTTTCTGGCAATCCAGCCTTGATTGTGGCGATGCAACCGACACGCGGTTTAGATGTGGGTGCGACAGAATATGTGCAGCAACGCTTATTAGCTGAACGAGAACGAGGTGCGGCAATTTTATATATTTCGACAGAATTAGAAGAGATTATGGCAATGAGCGATCGCATTGCCGTCATGTATGAAGGACAATTCGTTGATATCTTGGATGCTGCCACTGCCACGGTGGAACAAATTGGTTATTTAATGACTGGTGGCATCTCGGCGAGTGTTGAAGGGTAG
- a CDS encoding ureidoglycolate lyase: protein MNPSQTVQQLPAELITPENFRRYGQVISASVDGKLYDSEEAQLNLQNGIPRFYIMRLHHKGRKFHQITRHVQCTQCLGSLEGKDWLIAVAPPNNNTDEPALEDITAFRIPGNCFIKLEVGTWHAGPYFEHEFVDFYNLELSDTNVVDHFTHNFQGSHQLEFEIV from the coding sequence ATGAATCCATCACAAACAGTGCAACAATTACCGGCAGAATTGATAACACCAGAAAATTTTCGGCGTTATGGTCAAGTAATCTCTGCAAGTGTTGACGGCAAACTTTATGATTCTGAAGAAGCGCAGTTAAACCTGCAAAATGGAATTCCCCGGTTTTACATTATGCGGCTGCACCACAAAGGTCGCAAGTTTCACCAAATTACGCGCCATGTCCAATGCACTCAATGTCTAGGTTCGCTGGAAGGGAAAGACTGGTTAATCGCGGTTGCGCCCCCAAATAATAATACTGACGAACCGGCATTAGAAGACATTACAGCTTTCCGCATTCCAGGGAATTGCTTTATCAAGTTAGAAGTCGGAACTTGGCACGCTGGGCCATATTTTGAGCATGAATTTGTAGATTTCTACAATCTTGAACTCAGCGATACCAATGTAGTTGATCATTTCACCCATAACTTTCAGGGAAGTCATCAGCTAGAGTTTGAGATTGTCTAG
- a CDS encoding leucine-rich repeat domain-containing protein — MEEVRQLILNSVDETKLSLGGKQLASLPAEIGQLHSLRNLNLKYNQLPSLPAEIGQLHSLTYLYLEGNQLASLPAEIGQLHSLTYLNLSGNQLASLPAEIGQLHSSLRKLDLSGNQLASLPAEIGQLHSLTYLNLSYNQLASLPAEIGQLHSLTYLYLSGNQLTSLLAEIGQLHSLTYLYLEGNQLASLPADIVQLHSLQYLYLSYNQLASLPPEIGQLHSLTYLDLSGNQFASLPPEIGQLHSLTYLNLSGNQFASLPPDIGQLYSLTYLNLSFNQLASLPPEIGQLHSLTKLNLSFNQLASLPAEIGQLYSLTELFLSGNSIQDLSLLANHPNPELTVYCFEVELPRRYWTHLNQWQADWLLTETNAEVRRVLIQQIGCDRICQELAAQALDTWREYTLLKINADIDVEPIHLLKMTCPSTNHLHVLRVPPTLTSAREAIRWVNWDVDPEAFAVET; from the coding sequence ATGGAAGAAGTTCGACAGCTAATTCTAAATTCCGTAGATGAAACAAAACTCTCTCTGGGAGGCAAACAGCTCGCATCCCTACCAGCAGAAATTGGGCAGTTGCACTCCTTGAGAAATCTCAATTTGAAGTACAACCAACTGCCATCCTTGCCAGCAGAAATTGGGCAATTGCATTCCTTGACATATCTCTATCTGGAAGGCAACCAGCTTGCATCCCTGCCAGCAGAGATTGGGCAACTGCATTCCTTGACATATCTCAATCTGAGTGGCAACCAGCTTGCATCCTTGCCAGCAGAAATTGGGCAACTGCATTCCTCCTTGAGAAAACTCGACCTGAGTGGCAACCAGCTTGCATCCTTGCCAGCAGAAATTGGGCAACTGCATTCCTTGACATATCTCAATTTGAGCTACAACCAACTGGCATCCCTGCCAGCAGAAATTGGGCAACTGCATTCCTTGACATATCTCTATCTGAGCGGCAACCAGCTCACATCCCTGCTAGCAGAAATTGGGCAACTGCATTCCTTGACATATCTCTATCTGGAAGGCAACCAACTCGCATCCCTACCAGCAGACATTGTGCAACTGCATTCTTTGCAATATCTCTATCTGAGCTACAACCAGCTTGCATCCTTGCCACCAGAGATTGGGCAACTGCATTCCTTGACATATCTAGATTTGAGTGGCAACCAGTTCGCCTCCCTGCCTCCAGAGATTGGGCAACTGCATTCCTTGACATATCTAAATTTGAGTGGCAACCAGTTCGCATCCCTGCCACCAGACATTGGGCAACTGTATTCCTTGACATATCTCAATCTGAGCTTCAACCAGCTTGCATCCCTGCCACCAGAAATTGGGCAACTGCATTCTTTGACAAAACTCAATCTGAGCTTCAACCAGCTTGCATCCCTGCCAGCAGAAATTGGGCAACTGTATTCTTTGACAGAACTCTTTCTGAGTGGCAATTCCATTCAAGATTTATCGCTGTTAGCCAACCATCCCAATCCAGAATTGACGGTTTATTGTTTTGAGGTTGAGCTTCCTCGCCGCTACTGGACGCACCTTAACCAGTGGCAAGCCGATTGGCTGCTGACAGAAACTAATGCGGAAGTCCGGCGAGTGTTAATTCAGCAGATTGGCTGCGATCGCATTTGTCAGGAGTTGGCGGCGCAAGCGCTCGATACCTGGCGCGAATACACCCTGCTCAAAATTAATGCAGATATTGATGTCGAACCCATCCATCTGCTGAAAATGACCTGTCCCAGCACAAACCATCTTCACGTCCTGCGCGTTCCACCCACCCTCACGTCAGCCAGAGAGGCGATTCGCTGGGTAAACTGGGACGTTGACCCAGAAGCATTTGCCGTCGAAACCTAA
- a CDS encoding mercuric reductase — protein MPQLGVERVTVSPMDVYNQTLVAHVHPPDWVNPEPAPRYNLVVIGAGTAGLVTAAGAAGLGAKVALIEKHLMGGDCLNVGCVPSKCMIRSSRVVADIRDAERFGVRVPEGTEVDFSAVMERLRRIRAGISHHDSAERFQKLGIDVFLGDARFSSSDTIEVAGKKLRFKKAVIATGARAASLPIEGLQEAGYLTYETVFSLTERPKRLAVIGGGPIGCELAQAFQRLGSEVVLLHKNAHILDKEDTDAAEIVQQAFIQEGIKLILQSKIKRVETSSAGKVIYYEANGKEASVTVDEILAGVGRAPNVEGLNLETVGVQYDTKKGVIVNDKLQTTNPRIYAAGDICMEWRFTHAADAAARIVIQNSLFFGRKKLSTLTMPWCTYTAPEIAHVGMYEKEALEKGIEVDTYFIPLSEVDRAVADGEEEGFTKIHVKKGTDKILGATIVARHAGDMISEVTLAMVGNVGLKTLATVIHPYPTQAEAIRKTADAYNRTRLTPFVKKLFSNWLAWTR, from the coding sequence ATGCCACAGCTAGGAGTTGAACGGGTTACTGTGTCACCAATGGATGTCTATAACCAAACTTTGGTGGCTCACGTACATCCGCCCGATTGGGTTAATCCCGAACCTGCACCTCGTTACAATTTGGTTGTAATTGGAGCGGGTACTGCGGGACTGGTGACAGCCGCAGGTGCAGCCGGTTTAGGCGCTAAAGTCGCGTTAATTGAAAAGCATTTGATGGGTGGAGATTGCCTCAATGTGGGTTGCGTTCCCTCAAAATGCATGATTCGCTCTTCTCGTGTTGTTGCAGATATTCGGGATGCAGAGCGATTTGGTGTTCGCGTTCCTGAAGGTACAGAAGTTGATTTTTCTGCCGTAATGGAGCGGCTACGGCGAATTCGTGCCGGGATTAGTCATCACGATTCTGCTGAAAGATTTCAAAAATTGGGTATCGATGTATTTTTGGGAGATGCTCGGTTTTCTAGTTCTGACACTATCGAAGTGGCGGGAAAGAAATTACGTTTTAAAAAAGCAGTTATCGCTACAGGTGCGCGTGCAGCTAGCCTTCCGATTGAAGGATTACAAGAGGCAGGTTATCTCACCTACGAAACCGTATTTTCCCTCACAGAACGACCAAAACGACTAGCAGTAATTGGCGGTGGCCCTATCGGCTGCGAACTGGCTCAGGCGTTCCAGCGGCTTGGTTCAGAAGTAGTGCTGTTACATAAAAATGCCCATATTCTTGACAAAGAGGATACTGATGCAGCCGAAATTGTGCAACAGGCGTTTATTCAGGAGGGGATTAAGTTAATATTGCAGTCCAAAATTAAGCGAGTTGAAACAAGCAGCGCTGGAAAAGTTATTTATTACGAAGCGAATGGAAAAGAAGCTTCAGTAACAGTTGATGAAATCCTAGCTGGAGTTGGGAGAGCGCCTAATGTTGAAGGCTTAAATCTTGAGACGGTAGGCGTACAATATGACACCAAAAAAGGGGTCATTGTCAATGACAAGCTTCAGACAACAAACCCTCGCATTTATGCTGCTGGTGATATCTGTATGGAATGGAGATTCACCCATGCTGCTGATGCTGCTGCCCGGATTGTGATTCAGAATAGTTTGTTTTTTGGGCGCAAAAAACTTAGTACGCTGACAATGCCTTGGTGTACCTACACTGCTCCAGAAATTGCCCATGTGGGGATGTACGAGAAAGAGGCGTTGGAAAAAGGAATTGAGGTGGATACTTACTTCATTCCATTGAGTGAGGTGGATCGAGCAGTTGCAGACGGCGAAGAAGAAGGATTCACCAAAATTCACGTCAAGAAAGGCACCGATAAAATTTTAGGTGCAACCATTGTGGCGAGACACGCAGGTGACATGATTAGCGAAGTCACCTTAGCGATGGTAGGAAATGTTGGCTTGAAAACGCTTGCTACGGTTATTCACCCCTATCCCACGCAAGCCGAAGCGATTCGCAAGACAGCAGATGCTTATAACCGCACTCGTTTGACGCCGTTTGTGAAGAAGTTATTTTCTAATTGGTTGGCTTGGACAAGATAG
- a CDS encoding BMP family protein, whose amino-acid sequence MMEYSRRKFLLYGSATLGTSLLLKACNGSPTPTETAASGDTSAKTGKDLKVAIVLPGIITDKAWNQAGYEGVTTAKEQLGVEIAHVEKVEQADQAEALSDFARRGYNLVYAHGGQFDAAIEQVAAQFPKTFFVGVNGTVKGDNMASLRIDHLQTSYLCGIIGALMTKSNKMAYLAAQSFQATDEELRGLELGAKSVKPDIKIAASYTGDWNDAAKAKEATQALISSGVDVIYQWLDNASPAVLQTAAEKGVFAFGNTTDQLDVAPKAVLTSAVKRIDLAIAYLADLAVKGHLKGEIYTIGLENPEILYLGKFGAMVPKNVEEKALNTKQAILAKKVTFEACKEGGKDTRCVKQA is encoded by the coding sequence ATGATGGAATATAGTCGGCGCAAATTTCTCCTGTACGGTTCAGCTACCTTGGGTACCAGTCTGTTGCTGAAGGCTTGCAATGGCAGTCCTACCCCAACAGAAACAGCAGCTAGCGGGGATACTTCTGCTAAAACGGGTAAGGATTTAAAAGTTGCCATCGTTTTGCCAGGGATTATCACAGATAAAGCTTGGAACCAGGCTGGCTATGAAGGCGTGACAACTGCTAAAGAACAGCTAGGAGTTGAAATTGCTCACGTTGAGAAGGTGGAACAAGCGGATCAGGCAGAAGCTTTGTCAGATTTTGCGCGTCGTGGCTACAACTTAGTGTATGCCCACGGGGGACAATTTGATGCGGCGATTGAGCAGGTAGCAGCGCAATTTCCGAAGACGTTTTTTGTCGGTGTCAATGGTACGGTGAAAGGCGATAACATGGCGTCTTTGCGAATCGATCATTTGCAAACCAGTTATCTGTGCGGCATCATAGGTGCCTTGATGACAAAATCAAATAAAATGGCTTATCTAGCGGCTCAATCTTTTCAAGCAACTGATGAAGAATTGCGGGGATTAGAGTTAGGCGCGAAGTCTGTTAAACCAGATATTAAAATCGCTGCCAGTTATACGGGCGATTGGAATGATGCGGCTAAGGCGAAGGAAGCGACGCAAGCGTTGATTTCTTCAGGCGTTGATGTGATTTATCAGTGGCTGGATAATGCTTCTCCTGCGGTGCTGCAAACCGCCGCTGAGAAGGGAGTTTTTGCTTTCGGCAATACCACAGATCAACTGGATGTTGCGCCAAAGGCAGTATTAACCAGTGCGGTGAAGCGAATTGACTTAGCGATCGCATACTTAGCCGATCTTGCTGTGAAAGGCCATCTAAAAGGTGAGATTTATACAATTGGTTTGGAAAATCCTGAGATTCTCTATCTTGGTAAATTTGGGGCAATGGTGCCAAAAAATGTAGAGGAAAAAGCACTTAATACGAAGCAGGCAATATTAGCTAAGAAAGTTACATTTGAGGCGTGTAAAGAGGGGGGAAAGGATACTCGGTGTGTGAAGCAAGCTTAA
- a CDS encoding methyltransferase: protein MTNQQVFIFEGERAGNYDKDIPFWVPGYELIHDLLQTMFQVRLPEESSLLIAGSGSGKELEILGKANSSWRLLGVDPSPEMMSIASDRIQKAGLQERVSLHQGIVSDLPEDILYDAATLILVMHFFPDDGTKLAMLRSIAQRLKPGATFVLVDSYGESNSGQVERKFEILKNYVLKKGIPPEQVQQRLENIPKNIHLVPEERIVALLEEAGFGMVERFYSALLVGGWVAKRGE from the coding sequence ATGACAAATCAGCAAGTATTTATTTTCGAGGGAGAACGCGCCGGGAATTATGATAAAGACATTCCTTTCTGGGTGCCTGGATATGAGCTGATACACGATTTGTTACAGACGATGTTTCAAGTGCGCCTCCCGGAAGAGTCCTCACTGTTAATTGCTGGTTCGGGTTCAGGTAAAGAACTTGAGATTCTGGGTAAGGCAAATTCCTCATGGCGGCTGCTAGGAGTAGATCCGTCTCCGGAGATGATGAGTATTGCTAGCGATCGCATCCAGAAAGCCGGACTTCAAGAGCGCGTCAGCCTGCATCAAGGCATTGTGTCTGACTTACCTGAAGATATTTTGTATGACGCCGCCACGTTGATTCTAGTCATGCATTTTTTTCCAGATGACGGAACCAAGCTAGCAATGCTTCGCAGTATCGCTCAACGGCTCAAGCCAGGTGCTACTTTTGTGCTGGTGGATTCATACGGAGAGTCGAATTCGGGTCAAGTTGAACGAAAGTTTGAAATCCTAAAGAATTACGTTCTCAAAAAAGGTATTCCTCCAGAACAGGTACAGCAGAGACTCGAAAATATTCCCAAAAATATCCACTTAGTGCCGGAAGAGCGGATCGTTGCGCTGCTTGAAGAGGCTGGTTTTGGGATGGTGGAACGCTTCTATAGTGCCTTACTCGTCGGTGGTTGGGTTGCAAAACGCGGGGAATAA
- a CDS encoding BMC domain-containing protein — translation MVSTRSFPAIVGCADMMLKSAGVTLIGFEKIGGGYCTAIVRGGIADVRLAVEAGAQTAEQFGQYISSSVIPRPLPNLEVIFPLGKHLSMLTDNNGYSRLSNQAVGLLETRGFPAMVGACDAMLKAAEVYLSSYETIGGGLCTAIIRGSVADVAVAVEAGMQEAERIGEFSSLMVIPRPLDDLEQCLPAAACWIEEKPEPLKLPVSIKEPEKQLVELPDLAKLPIEITE, via the coding sequence ATGGTTTCGACTCGCAGTTTCCCCGCCATCGTCGGCTGTGCCGATATGATGCTAAAGTCCGCTGGGGTAACGCTCATCGGGTTTGAGAAAATTGGTGGTGGTTACTGTACCGCGATTGTCCGAGGTGGCATTGCCGATGTCCGTTTAGCCGTCGAAGCGGGTGCCCAGACTGCTGAACAGTTTGGTCAGTATATTTCCTCGTCGGTGATTCCTCGCCCCCTGCCAAATTTGGAAGTCATTTTTCCGCTAGGCAAACACCTCTCCATGCTTACCGATAACAACGGTTACAGCCGTCTCAGCAATCAAGCGGTTGGTCTGTTGGAAACGCGGGGATTTCCGGCGATGGTTGGAGCTTGTGACGCCATGCTCAAAGCCGCAGAAGTGTATCTGTCTTCCTATGAAACGATTGGCGGTGGATTATGTACCGCGATTATTCGGGGTTCCGTGGCAGATGTTGCCGTGGCTGTCGAAGCGGGTATGCAAGAAGCCGAGAGGATTGGGGAATTTAGTTCTTTAATGGTGATTCCGCGACCCTTGGACGATCTGGAGCAATGCCTACCGGCTGCTGCTTGTTGGATAGAGGAGAAACCCGAACCCCTGAAGTTGCCAGTCTCAATCAAGGAACCGGAAAAACAGTTGGTAGAATTGCCAGATTTAGCTAAGCTACCGATTGAGATTACAGAATAA
- a CDS encoding helix-turn-helix domain-containing protein, protein MSQKPRRQKHPKPPKNWQPPPDDKGTILVRRELDEYGLNIYEFRVLAHVARRESKAEGCYASQAKMAEVCGISQRTVLQALKTLCQAGILRKEKNEKGRTNIYRLNEGSKWKHPSELEKIRKAEESQEDELLNLI, encoded by the coding sequence ATGTCACAAAAGCCCCGTCGCCAGAAGCATCCTAAGCCTCCCAAGAATTGGCAACCTCCCCCAGATGACAAAGGAACAATTCTTGTTCGTAGAGAGCTGGATGAATATGGCTTGAATATCTATGAGTTTCGGGTACTAGCTCACGTAGCACGTAGGGAGTCCAAGGCAGAAGGTTGTTATGCCAGTCAAGCAAAGATGGCAGAAGTTTGTGGGATAAGCCAGCGCACAGTTTTGCAAGCCCTGAAAACTCTTTGTCAGGCAGGAATTCTGCGGAAGGAAAAAAACGAAAAGGGTCGTACTAATATCTACAGATTGAACGAAGGCAGCAAATGGAAACACCCAAGCGAACTGGAGAAGATTCGCAAAGCAGAAGAATCGCAAGAGGACGAATTGTTGAATCTTATATAA
- a CDS encoding TVP38/TMEM64 family protein, whose product MENESVQSPSSSKIKRIFGFFLVAALIAALIFAAKYFNVQEQLKSALAWIDSLRFWAPVTFIAIYILATVLFIPGSILTLGAGVVFGVILGSIYVFIGATLGAAAAFLVGRYLARGWVSKQIENNPKFKAIDQAVAKEGFKVVLLTRLSPIFPFNLLNYSFGITQVSLKDYFLASIGMIPGTIMYVYIGSLAGSIATIGAAQPKNPETEIAQWVVRIVGFVATVAVTIYITRIARKALEESVNQEEL is encoded by the coding sequence ATGGAGAATGAATCAGTACAAAGCCCCTCCAGTTCAAAGATAAAACGGATTTTTGGTTTTTTTCTAGTTGCTGCTCTAATCGCTGCCCTCATCTTTGCAGCTAAATATTTTAATGTCCAGGAACAGTTGAAGAGCGCTTTGGCGTGGATTGACAGTCTGAGATTTTGGGCACCCGTGACTTTTATTGCCATCTACATCCTAGCCACCGTACTCTTCATTCCCGGCTCTATCCTCACCTTGGGAGCAGGTGTGGTTTTTGGCGTAATTTTAGGTTCAATTTACGTCTTCATCGGAGCCACTTTAGGAGCCGCTGCTGCATTCCTCGTGGGACGTTATTTGGCTCGTGGGTGGGTTTCCAAGCAAATAGAAAACAATCCTAAATTTAAAGCTATTGACCAAGCCGTTGCCAAGGAAGGATTCAAAGTTGTTCTTTTAACTCGGCTTTCACCTATCTTTCCCTTCAACCTTTTAAACTACTCTTTTGGAATCACCCAAGTTTCCCTGAAAGATTATTTTTTAGCCTCTATCGGCATGATTCCAGGAACGATTATGTATGTTTATATCGGTTCTTTAGCTGGTAGTATTGCCACAATTGGAGCAGCGCAGCCCAAGAATCCCGAAACTGAAATAGCCCAATGGGTAGTTCGCATCGTTGGATTTGTTGCCACTGTTGCTGTGACGATTTATATTACGCGCATCGCTCGAAAAGCATTAGAAGAAAGCGTTAATCAGGAGGAATTATAA
- a CDS encoding type II toxin-antitoxin system VapC family toxin: protein MTTPLRCVVDASVNIKQFIPDPLSRKVVGLFAHLAYPQTEFYVPDLFYIESANIIWKYVRAGRYDAALAQRNLADLKAFPLQVVSTADLMEEAVNIAFACGISAYDASYVALSQQVSATLLTLDEKLVRAVAATSYDVRSFHDFTIPPLPSL, encoded by the coding sequence ATGACAACTCCTCTCCGGTGCGTTGTGGATGCAAGTGTGAATATCAAGCAATTTATTCCAGATCCACTATCCCGCAAAGTAGTAGGACTGTTTGCTCACCTTGCCTATCCTCAGACGGAATTCTATGTGCCTGATTTGTTTTATATCGAATCGGCTAACATTATCTGGAAGTATGTCCGCGCAGGACGTTACGATGCTGCTCTGGCTCAGAGAAATTTAGCCGATCTTAAAGCTTTTCCGTTGCAGGTTGTCTCCACTGCTGATTTGATGGAGGAGGCTGTTAATATTGCCTTTGCTTGTGGAATTTCTGCTTATGATGCGAGTTATGTTGCCCTTTCTCAACAAGTTAGTGCTACGCTACTGACTCTCGATGAGAAGTTGGTGAGGGCTGTAGCTGCTACGTCTTATGATGTTCGCTCGTTTCATGATTTTACAATTCCACCTTTGCCCTCACTGTAG